A region from the Streptosporangium sp. NBC_01756 genome encodes:
- the mreD gene encoding rod shape-determining protein MreD, giving the protein MGGRDVVSVGMLLLVMVVQMTIVNRLPLPGLGAPDLVLLTVVGYALVRGAVAGAVMGFCGGLLSDILPPAAHVLGQYALVLCLIGFMAGRMVENYPETMQITALTCAAVGPVVAVAVGGLLGDERISQSMLTTVLPQMVLYNVLAAPLIVWAVTRVVRGPRTRALQLTRYPARSRT; this is encoded by the coding sequence GTGGGCGGCCGCGATGTGGTCTCGGTGGGCATGCTCCTGCTGGTCATGGTCGTCCAGATGACGATCGTGAACCGGCTGCCGCTTCCGGGGCTGGGTGCGCCTGATCTGGTGCTGCTCACCGTGGTGGGTTACGCACTGGTCCGCGGGGCTGTGGCCGGAGCGGTCATGGGTTTCTGCGGGGGGCTGCTCAGCGACATACTGCCACCCGCCGCGCATGTGCTCGGGCAGTATGCGCTGGTGCTGTGCCTGATCGGGTTCATGGCCGGTCGAATGGTTGAAAACTACCCCGAAACCATGCAGATCACGGCGTTGACCTGTGCAGCCGTCGGTCCGGTGGTCGCCGTGGCGGTGGGCGGGCTGCTCGGGGACGAGCGGATCAGCCAGTCCATGCTCACGACGGTGCTGCCCCAGATGGTCCTGTACAACGTGCTGGCCGCACCGCTGATCGTGTGGGCGGTGACGAGAGTCGTCCGAGGACCCCGGACGCGGGCCTTGCAGCTGACGAGGTATCCGGCGCGGAGCCGCACATGA
- the mrdA gene encoding penicillin-binding protein 2 has protein sequence MIRIRGRLVVLQVLVVSLLVLLSVRLWQVQVVRGKEFVTAAMETRTRDVVVPAVRGQILDSAGRPLVRNRTRLVVSVDRTSLNRMEGNGRSVLQRLAAVLDRRPADLRERIRACGPGVARPCWPGSPYQPIPIDDHVTTREALQILERQEEFPGVTAEVQAVREYPGSTAGAQALGYLQPITQAEMEKRAGSRTVFSGVDLVGRDGLESVYDGALRGVPGLRRVQVDRLGKVIGVERQVPPTSGDTLITSIDAKVQGVAEKALAEAMKSAPRADGAAAVVLDVRTSRVIALASAPTYNPAIWTGGISEKDYQRLLSGKAGKPLVSRAIKGEFAPGSTFKVSSVSAMLKDGYPLHGQYDCPGSFMVGSRPFNNFRGIGLGTMTLHTALVKSCDTIFYRAAYEQWLRDGGLKGKAKIKEPMANMARSFGFGHPTGIDLPGESAGRIPDRRWKKDLWAVTRADNCKRAKSGYPEVAKGDPSRAAFLKQLAYENCVEGYQWRPGDAANFSIGQGDVLVTPLQLAAAYAALVGDGKLRSPRLGWALVRPDGSMVKEIKAPVVRRLPISATERAYIKKALSDVPSDGTAAGAFVGFPMDKVRIGGKTGTAEVYGKADTSWFASFAPTERPRFVVVVMVSQGGMGAETAAPAARKIYEGIYGFTPTGGPAAAALPARRPASEPPMIKRDGTVAR, from the coding sequence ATGATCCGGATACGGGGCCGGTTGGTCGTGCTGCAGGTGCTGGTGGTCTCACTGCTGGTATTGCTGTCCGTACGGCTCTGGCAGGTGCAGGTCGTACGCGGTAAGGAGTTCGTGACGGCCGCGATGGAGACGCGCACCCGCGACGTGGTGGTGCCCGCGGTGCGCGGGCAGATCCTCGACTCGGCGGGACGGCCGCTGGTGCGTAACCGCACCCGGCTGGTGGTCTCGGTGGACCGTACGAGCCTGAACCGGATGGAGGGCAACGGCCGGTCCGTGCTCCAGCGGCTGGCCGCGGTCCTGGACCGACGGCCCGCGGACCTGCGCGAACGCATCAGGGCATGCGGTCCTGGGGTCGCCAGGCCCTGCTGGCCGGGATCGCCGTACCAGCCGATCCCGATCGACGACCACGTCACGACCCGCGAGGCCCTGCAGATACTGGAGCGTCAGGAGGAGTTTCCCGGGGTGACCGCCGAGGTGCAGGCGGTCCGGGAGTATCCGGGCAGCACCGCGGGCGCGCAGGCGCTCGGTTACCTGCAGCCGATCACCCAGGCCGAGATGGAGAAACGGGCCGGATCCAGAACGGTGTTCTCCGGAGTGGACCTGGTCGGCAGGGACGGGCTGGAGTCGGTGTACGACGGCGCGCTCCGGGGCGTGCCCGGTCTGCGGCGAGTGCAGGTGGACCGGCTCGGCAAGGTGATCGGAGTGGAGCGGCAGGTGCCGCCCACCTCTGGGGACACGCTCATCACCAGCATCGACGCCAAGGTGCAGGGCGTGGCGGAGAAGGCACTGGCCGAGGCCATGAAGTCCGCTCCGCGGGCCGACGGCGCGGCGGCGGTCGTGCTCGACGTGCGGACCAGCCGGGTGATCGCGTTGGCCAGCGCGCCGACCTACAACCCGGCGATCTGGACCGGGGGCATCTCGGAGAAGGACTACCAGCGCCTGCTGTCCGGCAAGGCCGGTAAGCCGCTGGTGTCGCGCGCCATCAAAGGCGAGTTCGCGCCGGGCTCGACGTTCAAGGTCTCGTCGGTGTCGGCGATGCTCAAAGACGGCTACCCCCTGCACGGCCAGTACGACTGCCCGGGTTCCTTCATGGTCGGCAGCCGGCCGTTCAACAACTTCAGGGGCATCGGGCTGGGCACGATGACCCTGCATACGGCGCTGGTGAAGTCCTGCGACACGATCTTCTACCGGGCGGCCTACGAGCAGTGGCTGCGCGACGGCGGGCTGAAGGGGAAGGCGAAGATCAAGGAGCCGATGGCGAACATGGCGCGCTCCTTCGGCTTCGGTCATCCCACCGGCATCGACCTGCCGGGCGAGTCGGCGGGGCGGATCCCCGACCGGCGGTGGAAGAAGGACCTGTGGGCGGTCACCAGAGCGGACAACTGCAAGCGGGCCAAGTCCGGATATCCGGAGGTCGCCAAGGGCGATCCCAGCCGGGCCGCCTTCCTCAAGCAACTGGCGTACGAGAACTGCGTCGAGGGTTACCAGTGGCGGCCGGGTGACGCGGCCAACTTCTCCATCGGCCAGGGCGACGTCCTGGTGACCCCGTTGCAGCTCGCGGCGGCCTACGCGGCACTGGTCGGAGACGGCAAGCTGCGCAGCCCCCGGCTGGGCTGGGCGCTGGTGCGGCCGGACGGCAGCATGGTCAAGGAGATCAAGGCGCCGGTGGTGCGCAGACTGCCGATCTCCGCCACGGAGCGGGCCTACATCAAGAAGGCGCTGAGCGATGTTCCCTCCGACGGCACGGCTGCCGGAGCATTCGTCGGTTTCCCCATGGACAAGGTGAGGATCGGCGGTAAGACCGGGACCGCCGAGGTCTACGGCAAGGCGGACACCTCCTGGTTCGCCTCGTTCGCGCCGACCGAAAGGCCCCGCTTCGTGGTCGTCGTCATGGTCTCCCAGGGAGGGATGGGAGCCGAGACCGCGGCTCCGGCCGCCCGGAAGATCTACGAAGGCATCTACGGTTTCACTCCCACCGGAGGGCCTGCCGCGGCGGCACTACCGGCAAGACGTCCCGCCTCCGAACCACCGATGATCAAACGGGACGGCACGGTGGCCCGATGA
- the mreC gene encoding rod shape-determining protein MreC — MKDTRRARMSLGLLLAAALVLMTVDHRAGDDSPLSSLRGAGTALFGTAESAGAGVVRPVGQFFEAMVGAPDAQRRIDALNAENQRLKHDLMAQSMDRRHSAELRRLLRVAGTAGYRIVSAQVIARRGTPGFEEAVELDVGSADGVRSEMTVLNGAGLVGRVVHVGASTSTVVLLSDPASAVGARLEGSNEIGVVHGVGENGRLVRFRLLDSTAQVAPGRRIVSFGSQRGVPYVAGVPIGVVERVEATPGELTRMAYARPYADLTALDVVGVVVQAPRRDPRDAVRPDTPGRPDQPDSPEASRKPEASRRLDLPRKGV; from the coding sequence ATGAAAGACACGCGTCGGGCACGGATGAGCCTAGGGCTGCTGCTGGCCGCGGCACTCGTGCTCATGACCGTGGACCATCGGGCAGGAGACGACTCTCCCCTCAGCTCTCTCCGGGGGGCGGGAACAGCGCTGTTCGGCACCGCGGAGAGCGCGGGGGCCGGTGTCGTCCGGCCGGTCGGGCAGTTCTTTGAGGCAATGGTGGGAGCGCCCGACGCGCAGCGCCGCATCGATGCGCTGAACGCGGAGAACCAGCGGCTCAAGCATGATCTGATGGCACAGAGCATGGATCGGCGGCACTCAGCCGAGCTGAGACGCCTGCTCCGGGTCGCCGGGACCGCCGGATACAGGATCGTGTCCGCTCAGGTGATCGCCCGGCGTGGCACACCTGGGTTCGAGGAGGCCGTCGAGCTCGACGTGGGCAGCGCCGACGGGGTGCGGTCGGAGATGACCGTGTTGAACGGCGCCGGCCTGGTAGGCCGGGTGGTCCATGTGGGGGCCTCCACCTCGACCGTGGTCCTGCTCAGTGATCCCGCTTCGGCGGTCGGGGCCCGGCTGGAGGGAAGCAACGAGATCGGAGTGGTGCACGGAGTAGGGGAGAACGGCCGTCTGGTCCGTTTCCGGCTGCTCGACTCGACCGCTCAGGTCGCTCCAGGCCGCAGGATCGTGAGTTTCGGTTCCCAGCGTGGCGTGCCGTACGTCGCAGGAGTGCCGATCGGGGTGGTGGAGCGGGTGGAGGCCACGCCCGGGGAGTTGACCCGGATGGCCTACGCGCGGCCGTACGCGGACCTCACCGCGCTGGATGTGGTCGGTGTGGTGGTTCAGGCGCCGCGACGCGATCCGCGTGACGCGGTGCGGCCCGACACCCCGGGCAGGCCCGACCAGCCGGACAGCCCCGAGGCGTCGCGGAAACCCGAGGCGTCGCGCAGGCTCGACCTGCCGCGGAAGGGAGTCTGA
- a CDS encoding DUF4233 domain-containing protein gives MITVTPGMRRLCASVLGMEAIVIGLFTPVAINTQDIEPAVAVTVGIGLAVLCVLAAGMLKRPFAYVLGSLIQVLAIAAGFLVPTMFFLGVIFTALWITAIFVARRVEGVTSR, from the coding sequence ATGATCACAGTTACTCCGGGCATGCGGCGGCTCTGCGCCAGTGTGCTGGGCATGGAGGCGATCGTCATCGGGCTGTTCACCCCGGTGGCGATCAACACCCAGGACATCGAACCGGCCGTGGCGGTAACCGTCGGGATCGGTCTGGCGGTCCTGTGCGTCCTGGCCGCCGGTATGTTGAAGCGCCCCTTCGCCTACGTTTTGGGAAGTCTGATCCAGGTGCTCGCCATCGCCGCGGGTTTCCTGGTCCCCACCATGTTCTTCCTTGGGGTGATCTTCACCGCGCTGTGGATCACGGCGATATTCGTCGCTCGCCGTGTCGAGGGCGTGACTTCCCGCTAA
- a CDS encoding phosphotransferase family protein, giving the protein MRAARMSVSQGPGSLLTQAAVALGHACREVGLDGAGPVLLRDFAGTVYHLPAQGVVVRLAQAATPGRFDRLATSVRVTRWLAEQGFPAVRPLNVKQPVVAEGFLASFWRHEEHIGPLPDPAQLGPLLRRLHDLPPVPFELPAHDPFGAVRQAILAGQTLDEDDRRWLLDRCDSLAEAYYERVEFALPYGLTHGDAHHRNMIRTLGGFLLCDWDEVCAGPREIDLVPTLHGARFGLTERQRSNFSEAYGYDVTRWAGYPVLRDVRELQTLSAVLRNAHHDPGAREELRNRLDSLRAGDDRLWHLF; this is encoded by the coding sequence ATGAGAGCCGCCCGCATGTCCGTGAGCCAGGGCCCCGGCTCGCTTCTCACCCAGGCGGCCGTTGCCCTCGGCCATGCATGCCGGGAGGTCGGTCTCGACGGCGCCGGCCCCGTACTGCTGCGTGACTTCGCCGGCACCGTTTACCACCTGCCCGCCCAGGGTGTGGTGGTACGGCTGGCGCAGGCGGCCACGCCGGGCAGGTTCGACCGGCTGGCGACGTCGGTCCGGGTCACCCGATGGCTGGCGGAGCAGGGGTTCCCCGCCGTCAGGCCGCTGAACGTCAAGCAACCGGTCGTCGCGGAGGGGTTCCTGGCGAGCTTCTGGCGCCACGAGGAGCACATCGGACCGCTTCCCGATCCCGCGCAGCTGGGCCCGTTGCTGCGGAGATTGCACGACCTGCCGCCCGTACCGTTCGAGTTGCCGGCCCACGACCCGTTCGGGGCGGTGCGCCAGGCGATTCTGGCCGGGCAGACGCTCGACGAGGACGACCGCCGCTGGCTGCTCGACCGGTGTGACTCGCTTGCCGAGGCCTACTACGAGCGGGTGGAGTTCGCCCTGCCGTACGGGCTCACGCACGGAGACGCCCACCACCGGAACATGATCCGCACCCTTGGCGGCTTCCTGCTGTGCGATTGGGACGAGGTGTGCGCGGGGCCCCGAGAGATCGACCTGGTCCCGACCCTGCATGGGGCGCGTTTCGGGCTCACCGAGCGGCAGCGGTCCAATTTCAGCGAGGCCTACGGCTATGACGTGACCCGTTGGGCGGGCTATCCGGTGCTGCGTGACGTGCGTGAACTACAGACGCTCAGCGCCGTGTTGCGCAATGCCCACCACGATCCCGGCGCCCGCGAGGAGTTGCGGAACCGGCTCGACTCGCTGCGGGCGGGGGACGACCGCCTGTGGCACCTCTTCTAG
- a CDS encoding rod shape-determining protein translates to MSSMLSFLGRDMAVDLGTANTLVYVRGRGIVLNEPSVVAINTTSGKIVAIGIEAKRMIGRTPGNIVAIRPLKDGVIADFDVTERMLRYFIQRVHKRRHFAKPRIIIAVPSGITGVEQRAVKEAGYQAGARQVFIIEEPMAAAIGAGLPVHEPTGNMVVDVGGGTTEVAIISMGGVVTSQSIRVGGDELDQAIISFAKKEYSLMLGERTAEEIKMAIGSACVLPDEGHAEIRGRDLVSGLPKTIIVSAHEIRKATEESVNAIVDAVKTTLDKCPPELSGDLMDRGIALTGGGALLKGMDERLKDETGMPIHLVDNALDSVALGSGKCVEDFDALQQVLVPEPRH, encoded by the coding sequence ATGAGCAGCATGCTTTCTTTTCTCGGCCGCGACATGGCAGTCGACCTCGGCACCGCCAACACACTCGTCTATGTCCGAGGTCGCGGCATCGTGCTCAACGAGCCGTCCGTCGTCGCGATCAACACGACTTCAGGGAAGATCGTCGCCATCGGTATCGAGGCCAAGCGCATGATCGGCCGGACACCGGGCAACATTGTGGCGATCAGGCCGCTCAAGGACGGCGTCATCGCCGACTTCGACGTCACCGAGCGCATGCTGCGCTACTTCATCCAGCGTGTGCACAAGCGTCGCCACTTCGCCAAGCCCCGCATCATCATCGCGGTGCCGAGCGGGATCACCGGAGTCGAGCAGCGCGCGGTCAAGGAAGCCGGTTACCAGGCGGGAGCGCGTCAGGTCTTCATCATCGAAGAGCCGATGGCCGCGGCGATCGGTGCCGGCCTCCCCGTGCACGAGCCGACCGGCAACATGGTGGTCGACGTCGGCGGAGGTACCACGGAGGTGGCCATCATCTCGATGGGCGGTGTGGTGACCAGCCAATCGATCCGGGTGGGCGGCGACGAGCTGGATCAGGCGATCATCAGCTTCGCGAAGAAGGAATACTCCCTCATGCTCGGCGAGCGGACCGCTGAGGAGATCAAGATGGCGATCGGCTCCGCCTGCGTCCTCCCGGATGAGGGGCATGCCGAGATCCGGGGCCGTGACCTGGTCAGCGGCCTGCCAAAGACGATCATCGTGTCGGCCCATGAGATCCGTAAGGCTACCGAGGAGTCGGTGAACGCGATCGTGGACGCGGTCAAGACCACCTTGGACAAGTGCCCGCCGGAGCTCTCCGGGGATCTGATGGACCGGGGTATCGCGCTCACCGGGGGCGGCGCGCTCCTCAAAGGAATGGACGAGCGGCTCAAGGACGAGACCGGTATGCCGATTCATCTGGTGGACAACGCACTCGACTCCGTCGCTCTCGGCTCGGGTAAGTGTGTCGAGGACTTCGACGCCCTGCAGCAGGTCCTGGTTCCGGAGCCGCGGCACTGA
- the ndk gene encoding nucleoside-diphosphate kinase, giving the protein MSERTLVLIKPDGVARGLIGDVIARVERKGLKVAALELRTLDVETAKTHYAEHSERPFFGELVEFITSGPLVALVLEGPRAIEAFRALAGLTDPVKSAPGTIRGDHALEIGENVVHGSDSPESAAREIKIFFPDRF; this is encoded by the coding sequence GTGTCCGAGCGCACTCTTGTCCTGATCAAGCCCGACGGTGTCGCGCGTGGTCTCATCGGCGATGTGATCGCCCGGGTCGAGCGCAAGGGCCTGAAGGTCGCGGCGCTGGAACTGCGCACTCTGGACGTCGAGACCGCCAAGACCCACTACGCGGAGCACTCCGAGCGGCCGTTCTTCGGGGAACTGGTCGAGTTCATCACCTCCGGTCCGCTGGTCGCGCTGGTCCTGGAGGGACCTCGTGCCATCGAGGCCTTCCGCGCCCTCGCCGGCCTGACCGACCCGGTCAAGTCCGCCCCCGGCACCATCCGCGGCGACCATGCCCTGGAGATCGGTGAGAACGTGGTCCACGGCTCCGACTCGCCGGAGTCCGCCGCCCGCGAAATCAAGATCTTCTTCCCGGACCGTTTCTAG
- the rodA gene encoding rod shape-determining protein RodA, translated as MTRTMTAPQRGAFARRAATASSAVRRMDGVMLVSVAALAVIGTMLVWSSTRTWAPGATGLVKKHILNLCIGTALTGLASMVNHRRLRAYAPLLYGLSLLGLFLVITPLGSSVNGAHSWIMVGGGFAFQPSEFAKLGLLLMLAMLLAPSATGADRPRGLDIGIALAVAAFTMGLVMLQPDLGTTMVLGVITAAALVIAGVRKRWICGLALGVIGAGVAVWFLDVLEPYQIARFTAFLNPASDPRGVGYNSTQSLIAIGSGGVFGKGLFDGGQTTGRFVPEQHTDFIFTVAGEEFGFLGSVAVVALLGVVLLRGMRIARQCDDRFGALTAGAIVCWLAFQSFVNIGMTIGIMPITGLPLPFVSYGGTATFANMIAVGLLQAIHIREQQF; from the coding sequence ATGACCCGCACGATGACGGCACCGCAGCGCGGTGCCTTCGCCCGCAGGGCGGCCACGGCGTCCTCGGCGGTGCGCCGGATGGACGGGGTCATGCTGGTCTCCGTAGCGGCCCTGGCGGTGATCGGCACGATGCTCGTCTGGTCGTCCACCAGGACCTGGGCGCCCGGAGCCACCGGGCTGGTCAAGAAGCACATCCTCAACCTCTGCATCGGAACCGCCCTGACCGGCCTGGCGTCGATGGTGAACCACCGGAGGCTGCGGGCCTACGCGCCGCTGCTGTACGGCCTGTCCCTGCTCGGGCTGTTCCTGGTGATCACGCCCCTCGGCTCCAGCGTGAACGGGGCCCATTCGTGGATCATGGTGGGTGGAGGCTTCGCCTTCCAGCCGTCGGAGTTCGCCAAGCTCGGTCTGCTGCTGATGCTGGCCATGCTGCTGGCCCCGTCCGCCACGGGCGCCGACAGGCCACGGGGGCTGGACATCGGGATAGCGCTGGCGGTGGCCGCTTTCACCATGGGCCTGGTGATGCTCCAGCCCGACCTGGGCACCACGATGGTCCTCGGAGTGATCACGGCTGCCGCGCTCGTCATCGCCGGAGTCCGCAAACGCTGGATCTGCGGGCTGGCCCTCGGCGTGATCGGTGCGGGAGTGGCCGTGTGGTTCCTCGATGTGCTGGAGCCGTACCAGATCGCCCGGTTCACCGCCTTCCTCAACCCCGCCAGTGATCCGCGCGGGGTGGGCTACAACAGCACCCAGTCGCTGATCGCCATCGGGTCGGGAGGAGTGTTCGGCAAGGGGCTGTTCGACGGAGGACAGACCACCGGCCGGTTCGTTCCCGAGCAGCACACCGACTTCATCTTCACCGTGGCGGGGGAGGAGTTCGGCTTCCTGGGCTCGGTCGCCGTGGTGGCCCTGCTCGGTGTGGTCCTGCTCCGGGGGATGCGGATCGCGCGGCAGTGCGACGACCGGTTCGGCGCGCTGACCGCCGGTGCGATCGTCTGCTGGCTGGCCTTCCAGTCCTTCGTCAACATCGGGATGACGATCGGGATCATGCCGATCACCGGTCTTCCCCTGCCGTTCGTCTCATACGGCGGCACCGCGACCTTCGCCAACATGATCGCCGTGGGGTTGCTCCAAGCCATCCACATCCGTGAACAGCAGTTCTAG